TGCGGCGCGGCGCCCGGCGCCGTCGAGCTCCAGCGGCAGGGCGACGTTCTCCGCTGCGGTGAGCGCCGGGATCAGGTTGAACTCCTGGAAGACATAGCCGATCGACGTACGCCGCAGCTGCGCGCGCCCGCTGATCCCGGCCCGGCCGAGATCGTGGCCGTCGACCTCGACGGCACCCGACGTCGGCGAGTCGAGACCACCGGCGATGGTCAGCATCGACGACTTGCCGGATCCGCTGGGTCCCATGATGGCGACCAACTCACCTGCGTACGCCTCGATGCTGACGCCCCGCAGGGCGTGGACTTCGGCGGCGCCGGTGCCATGGACGCGGCTCACGTCGGTGAGCCGGAGGACGGGTTCACTCATCGGTGGACTCCTTGGTTCGAGTGGGTGCCGGGGTGGCCGGCGTTGCATGGGCGC
The sequence above is drawn from the Nocardioides albertanoniae genome and encodes:
- a CDS encoding ABC transporter ATP-binding protein, giving the protein MSEPVLRLTDVSRVHGTGAAEVHALRGVSIEAYAGELVAIMGPSGSGKSSMLTIAGGLDSPTSGAVEVDGHDLGRAGISGRAQLRRTSIGYVFQEFNLIPALTAAENVALPLELDGAGRRAARDAAKAALDEVGLGGFADRFPDELSGGQRQRIAIARAIVGERRLILADEPTGALDTETGEDILKLIRARCDAGAAGVLVTHEPRYASWADRVIYVRDGLVVDEAGETPGTGLGDEVEA